In Catenulispora sp. MAP5-51, the genomic stretch CCCGCGAGCGCCGGCCGACCAGGATCCGGGAGAGTTCGAAGTCGGAGGTGCTCAGCGCGGCGACCGGCTCGGCGTCCGGCGCTCCGAGGTGCCAGGACCCGGCGTCGGCGGCCAGCTCGATCGGCGGATGCCCGGCCTCGGCCCAGCCGCCGCGCTTGAACTTGGTCATCAGGGTGGCCACGAAGGCCGCCTCGGGCGTGTCGCGCGCCTCGCGCCGGCCGAGCGCGCCGCGGATGTCGTGGCTGTGGTGGAAGACGTCGAACACGGCGAACACCGCGCGCCGCCCGGCCGGATCGTCCAGGATCTGCTCGGCGGCCGCGCTGTTGGCGGTCCATTCGGCGCAGACCTCGGCCAGCGAGCGCTCACGCCGGGTGTCCACGTGCCCGGCGGTCCAGGCCGGGTCGTGCGGATCGCCGGGCGTGCCGGCGACGATGTCGGCGCTGACCCCGGCCAGATGGGCGAACGTGTCCTGCACGCTCCAGCCCGGCAGCGCCGGCACCGGCGTTGCGGCCTGCTCCGGCGACAGCTCCGAGGCCAGGCCGGTCAGCTGGGTACGGATGACGCGATAGTGCTCTCCGGCGGTGGTCATGGCAGCCGGCCGCCTTTCTGTCTGTAGGGTTGAGGGTCGCACGATCCATCAATAGTCGACGATGAGGTTGGACGGGAGTGGTGTGCGTGTCGTCGCCCTATGACACCTCCGAGAAGGTGCCGTCATTGACGGTGGCCTCCTCCGAATTCCAGGCCGGGCAGCGCCTGGCCCCCGAGCACGGCTCGGCGATCTTCGAGGTCCCCGGGGGCCGCGAGGTCTCCCCGCAGCTGTCCTGGGGCCCGGTGCCGGAGGGCACCAAGAGCATCTCGGTGACGATGTTCGACCCCGACGCCCCGATCCCCTCCGGGTTCTGGCACTGGGGCCTGGCCGACCTGCCGGCCGACACCACCGAGCTCCCGGCCGGCGCCGGGGCCGGCGACGACTCGCTGCCGGGACAGGCGTTCCACGTCCCCAACGAGATCGGCATGCGCCAGTACGTCGGCTTCGGCCCGCCGCCGGGCACCGGCCGGCACCGCTACTACTTCGCGGTGCACGCGCTGGACGTGGACTCCGTCCGCGACCTCGGCGTCACCCCGGAGACCACGCCGGCGGTGCTGCACTTCATGATGCGCGGCCACGAGCTGGCGCGCGGGATTCTGCAGGGCTGGGCCAGCGCCGACGAGTAGCGGGTGCGGGTGTAGGTGTAGGCGCAGGCCTGAGCCCAAGGGTTCTGCGGCGGCGGCCGGTCGGAGCGGCGACAGTGCTCCGGCCGGCCGTTCGCGTGCCATGGCAGGGCCCTTCCCTCAGCGCCGCGCGCCCGCGCCTGCGCCCGCGACCGGTCCGGGGCAGCGGGCCGGCGGCCCGGACAGCGTCCGGAACGTGATCCCGGCCCGCGTCAGCCGCGCGATCAGCGCGTCGCCCATCGCCGTGGCGGTGGTGAGCTGCCCGGCGGTGGCCGGCAGCTCGTCGAAGGCCAGGCACAGCGCCGACTCGGCGAGCATCTTCGCGGTCTCGCCGTAGCCGGGGTCGCCCCCGGAGACCTCGGTGATCAGCGTGCGCCCGCCGGCCTCGGCCCGGAACCGCAGCGTGAACCAGCTGGCGGCCCGGCGGCGCTCGTCAGGGCCCTCACCGGGCTTCACGGCCTTGCCCACGGCCTCGCGCAGGGGCTTGATCTGCGAGGCGACCGCCAGCCCCGCGACGCCGGCCAGCCCGGCGAGCGCGATCGGCAGGCGGCGGACCGCGGCGAAGTGGCCGTAGCGGAAGTCGGGCCCGTACTCCGGCAGCGCGGCCGCGCTGCGCAGCGCCACCTGGTTGTCGATCACCGGCAGCGGGGCGATCCAGGCGCGCGCGGTCTTGTCGTGCCGCGGCGGCCCGGCCAGCACGCCGAACCGGCGGCCCGGGGTCTTGGGCTCGGCGGCGCGCCGGGCCTTGGCGGTGCGGGCCATCGCCTTGGCCCGGGACATCGCCAGCGTCGCCGAGGCCAGCGTCCCGCCGGAGAACGTGCCCTTGGCCCGGATGAACCCCGACACCCGCACCGGCCCGGTCTGCGGCCCCAGCTCGCGCATCGTGTACAGCAGGCCGAGGTCGGTCGGGATGCTGTCGAAACCGCAGCAGTGCACCAGCCGCGCCCCGGTCTCCACGGCGCGCGCGTGGTACTTCAGGTACATGGCGTCGACGAACTCCGGCTCGCCGGTCAGGTCGACGTAGTCGCACCCGGCCTCGGCGCACGCCGCGACCAGCGGCTCGCCGTGGTGCAGGTACGGCCCGACGGTGCTGATCACGACCCGGGTCTGTTCGGCCAGGATCCGCAGCGACTCCGGATCGCCGGCGTCGGCGATGATCAGCGGCAGCGTCGTCAGCTCCGGCCGGCTCGCGGCCAGCCGCTCGCGCACCGCCATCAGCCGCGCGGTCGAGCGCCCGGCCAGTGCCCAGCGCACCGCCTCCGGCGCGTTGGCGGCGAGGTACTCGGCGACCAGGGACCCGGTGAAGCCGGTGGCGCCGAACAGCACCAGGTCAAAGCTGGTCCGGGGGGCTTCCTCGGTCGTGTCGGGCATTGCCGCCGCCTTTCTTACTACCGGTCGGTAACCTTGTGGGGTACACCTTAGGCCGCGCGCCTGCGCGCGACCAGCATCTGACCGGTGACCAGCGCGCCGAGTGCGACGGCGAACCCGGCGGCCTGCGGCGCGGTCAGCGACTGGTGCAGCACCACGAACCCGGCGACCGTGGCCACCATCGGGTTGGCCAGGCTCAGCAGCGACAGGGACGTCGGGGCCAGGCGCTCGATGCCGCGGAACCACAAGGTGTAGGCCACCGCGGTGCCGACGACGCCGATGTACGCGAACCCGGCGAGGTTCCGCGCGGTCAGCGTGTCCGGCAGGCCCTCGGAGACCAGCGTCATCGGCGCCAGCACCAGGCCGCCGAACACCAGCTGCCAGGTCGCCAGCACCATCGGCGTGGCGCCCTCGGGCCGGCCCCACTTGCGGCCCAGCACCACGGCCAGCGCCATCAGCGCGGTGGCGACCAGCATCGCCGCCACGCCGAGCGCGTCCAGCCGGGCCTTGGCGGTCAGCGTCATCAGCGCCACGCCGCCGGTGCCGACGACCGCGGCGCCGAAGACCGCGGCGTGCGGGCGCTGCCGCAGGATCAGGATGCTGAACCCGGCGACCAGCAGCGGCTGCACCGAGCCCAGGGTCGAGGCCACGCCGCCGGGCAGCCGGTAGGCGGCGAAGAACAGCAGAGGGAAGAAGGCCCCGAAGTTCAGCGTGCCCAGCACCGCGGTCTTCCACCACCAGCTGCCCTTGGGCAGGCGGCGCACGAACGCCAGCAGGATCAGCCCGGCCGGCAGCGCCCGCATCGTCGCGGCCAGCATCGGCCGGTGGTCGGGGAGGAACTCGGAGGTGACGACGTAGGTGGTGCCCCAGCTCGCCGGGGCGAGGGCGGACAGCAGCAGGTCGC encodes the following:
- a CDS encoding YbhB/YbcL family Raf kinase inhibitor-like protein translates to MCVSSPYDTSEKVPSLTVASSEFQAGQRLAPEHGSAIFEVPGGREVSPQLSWGPVPEGTKSISVTMFDPDAPIPSGFWHWGLADLPADTTELPAGAGAGDDSLPGQAFHVPNEIGMRQYVGFGPPPGTGRHRYYFAVHALDVDSVRDLGVTPETTPAVLHFMMRGHELARGILQGWASADE
- a CDS encoding maleylpyruvate isomerase N-terminal domain-containing protein; amino-acid sequence: MTTAGEHYRVIRTQLTGLASELSPEQAATPVPALPGWSVQDTFAHLAGVSADIVAGTPGDPHDPAWTAGHVDTRRERSLAEVCAEWTANSAAAEQILDDPAGRRAVFAVFDVFHHSHDIRGALGRREARDTPEAAFVATLMTKFKRGGWAEAGHPPIELAADAGSWHLGAPDAEPVAALSTSDFELSRILVGRRSRAQMLAAGWTGDPGPVVDLLPVFGPPVTDLTE
- a CDS encoding trans-acting enoyl reductase family protein, with translation MPDTTEEAPRTSFDLVLFGATGFTGSLVAEYLAANAPEAVRWALAGRSTARLMAVRERLAASRPELTTLPLIIADAGDPESLRILAEQTRVVISTVGPYLHHGEPLVAACAEAGCDYVDLTGEPEFVDAMYLKYHARAVETGARLVHCCGFDSIPTDLGLLYTMRELGPQTGPVRVSGFIRAKGTFSGGTLASATLAMSRAKAMARTAKARRAAEPKTPGRRFGVLAGPPRHDKTARAWIAPLPVIDNQVALRSAAALPEYGPDFRYGHFAAVRRLPIALAGLAGVAGLAVASQIKPLREAVGKAVKPGEGPDERRRAASWFTLRFRAEAGGRTLITEVSGGDPGYGETAKMLAESALCLAFDELPATAGQLTTATAMGDALIARLTRAGITFRTLSGPPARCPGPVAGAGAGARR
- a CDS encoding EamA family transporter, with product MTTATTAAPSAAQSSATAGTARDLLLSALAPASWGTTYVVTSEFLPDHRPMLAATMRALPAGLILLAFVRRLPKGSWWWKTAVLGTLNFGAFFPLLFFAAYRLPGGVASTLGSVQPLLVAGFSILILRQRPHAAVFGAAVVGTGGVALMTLTAKARLDALGVAAMLVATALMALAVVLGRKWGRPEGATPMVLATWQLVFGGLVLAPMTLVSEGLPDTLTARNLAGFAYIGVVGTAVAYTLWFRGIERLAPTSLSLLSLANPMVATVAGFVVLHQSLTAPQAAGFAVALGALVTGQMLVARRRAA